The Engystomops pustulosus chromosome 4, aEngPut4.maternal, whole genome shotgun sequence genome contains a region encoding:
- the LOC140128501 gene encoding putative olfactory receptor 2B8: MLADEARDFLIMVKWNFTNVDKFILLGLTSRQDLQILLFFIFLICYNITLVGNIIIIWLSSVHPRLSTPMYFFLRNLSSLDIGFTSSVVPKMLINNLSVDKSISFNACFTQLFIHLSLGGTECILLLVMAYDRYVAICSPLHYTNIMHPSFCIKMAAAAWIGGLINSIIHTVFALELPYCNRNVVNHFFCEVPTVLELSCIDASFNKTVVFICAMIVAFTPFCCILITYVNIIFSIMKIRTTTGRIKAFSTCGSHVIVVTLFYGTIFFIYLRPGIVNVNNEDKMATLFYSVITPVFNPIIYSLRNKDVNIAFKESTKKLRCK; encoded by the exons ATGTTGGCTGATGAGGCCAGAGAT TTCCTTATAATGGTCAAATGGAACTTTACCAACGTGGACAAGTTCATCCTTTTGGGGCTAACCAGCCGACAGGACTTACAAATCTTgttgttttttatatttctgaTATGTTATAATATTACTTTAGttggtaatataataataatttggctTAGTAGCGTACACCCTCGACTCAGCACTCCAATGTACTTTTTTCTGAGAAATCTCTCCTCATTGGACATTGGCTTTACATCAAGTGTTGTTCCTAAAATGCTCATCAATAACTTATCAGTGGATAAATCTATTTCTTTTAATGCTTGTTTTACCCAGTTGTTTATCCATCTCTCTCTGGGAGGGACAGAGTGTATTTTGTTGCTGGTAATGGCCTATGACCGCTATGTGGCTATATGCAGCCCCTTACACTACACTAATATTATGCATCCTTCCTTCTGCATTAAGATGGCTGCTGCAGCGTGGATTGGAGGCTTAATAAActctataatacacacagtattcGCATTAGAATTACCTTACTGTAATAGAAATGTGGTAAACCATTTTTTCTGTGAAGTGCCCACAGTACTGGAGTTGTCCTGCATAGATGCATCTTTTAATAAGACTGTTGTGTTCATTTGTGCCATGATCGTAGCCTTTACCCCCTTTTGCTGCATTCTTATTACATATGTCAACATTATTTTTAGCATCATGAAGATTCGTACAACTACAGGACGGATAAAAGCCTTTTCTACTTGCGGCTCACATGTTATTGTGGTCACATTATTTTATGGAAccattttctttatatatttgaGACCTGGAATTGTTAATGTCAATAACGAAGACAAAATGGCCACCTTGTTCTACAGTGTTATAACTCCAGTGTTCAATCCTATAATTTACAGTTTAAGAAACAAGGATGTGAACATAGCATTTAAAGAAAGTACAAAAAAGCTACGCTGCAAATGA